The Deltaproteobacteria bacterium genomic interval AAGAATGTCCCCCTCGTCACGTCACCGCGGGGCGCACCGGCACCCCGTGGCGCCGCAGGTACTCCCTGGCCTCCTGGACCGTGTGCTCCGCGTAATGGAAGATGGAGGCGGCCAGCACCGCGTCCGCCCCACCTTCCGTCAACCCCTCCAGCAGGTGCGCCAGCGTCCCCACGCCCCCGGAAGCGATCACCGGGATCCCCACGGCGTCCGCGATGGCGCGCGTCAGCGGGATGTCGTACCCGTCCCGCGTGCCGTCGCGGTCCATGCTGGTCAGCAGGATCTCGCCGGCGCCGCACTCCTCCATCCGGCGGGCCCATGGAACCGCGGGCAGCCCGGTGGGGCGCCGGCCGCCGTGGGTGTAGACCTCCCACTCCCCGGCCCGCCCGGGAACCGCCCGGGCGTCGATCGCCACGACGGTGCACTGGCTGCCGAACCGCTCGGCCGCGCGCCGGACGAAATCGGGGTCGGACACCGCGGCGGTGTTGATCGACACCTTGTCGGCCCCGGCCAGCAGGAGCGCCCG includes:
- the hisF gene encoding imidazole glycerol phosphate synthase subunit HisF, coding for MLAKRIIPCLDVKGGRVVKGVRFLELRDAGDPVEIAARYDREEADELVFLDITASHEKRDILIDVVRKTAEQVFMPLTVGGGVRTLDDVRALLLAGADKVSINTAAVSDPDFVRRAAERFGSQCTVVAIDARAVPGRAGEWEVYTHGGRRPTGLPAVPWARRMEECGAGEILLTSMDRDGTRDGYDIPLTRAIADAVGIPVIASGGVGTLAHLLEGLTEGGADAVLAASIFHYAEHTVQEAREYLRRHGVPVRPAVT